TTCGATTGCACCTTTCTGTTTGATCAAAACAGCAAAATCATTCAACTCTTATGTTGCTGCGATGTATCCATGTAAAACAAATCTAGTTTATTGTGTTCAAATATTGTACTTACTTGCAGGTTGTGTTTTAGGGTTCATCTGTCAATGTCATACAATTTGATATATTTTGCATATTTCTGCAGCAGTTTTTGTTTAATGCAGAATTACTTACAAACAACAATGTAACAACTACTGTGACTTGTGAAAGTATACCAACCTTCACACAGTGCTCACATCATATTGCATAATAATTTTGAATTGAAATGCACTTATTGGATGCACAAGTGAACATGAATGCTGAAGGCTGCAACTGATTTTTTTGGTTTCGTAGCAGAAACATTTCTCAATTTTCTTTGCgaataattaaagaaaaatgatattACCCCCCAACAGATCAAAAGAACGACTATCAACACAACAGCATTTAAGACATTTCAAGGGGTTGAATACTTACAAAGGGCAATTGTagtttgagaaaaataaagaatacattTGGATTATGTAAAGTTCAAGTTGTTCACAGTGGATTTGACCGGATAATTTTATTGGTTTATGAGGCTATAAAGAGCCtcaatcccagcatgcactgagACACAGGTACACCAAGGGTTGGTCAGATGATGCTTGAAACAAAATCCTACATTCTTAAAAAGTATGGTCTAAAAAATCAATCATCTGAAGCAATAATTGTTAGCTTATTCCTGTGATTACAACCTTGAAATTATAGAGCACATATTTTGTAATAATACCAATAAGATTCTTACTGTTTAAATATGTAAGGGGATACAGAGACATGAGAACTTTGTGATAAATTAATAGTAcaaaatttgttgtttttttagatagTTTTCACTCACTTTTCTCCCATTTGGGTATAACTTTGATGACGTCGTTGCAATTGTCAGAAACAACATACGCTTTGTTTCCCATTTTCAAACAATTGCTCAGTTTGCATTTGCTCTCTCCTGGGGctgaaatatattaaaaaagaaaatgtcacacaaaacagtttcttgttttctgaagaaaaatgtaattttaagctccatagattttttttcttcttgaagaGTGTTTACTTACAGATCCACAAAAGAGCAGCAACAACCAGAGCCAACCATTTCATGTTGGGTCGATGGCATTAAGTCTCAGTCAGGATGACACAACAATTTTAAGTAAAAACTCCTGTAAAGGATTATCAGGCAAAAATAACCCTTCTCTTCACTGGTAACAGTAACACCACAGCTCTGAGCAGCAGAGATAATGAACCAAGAGATAATGAACCTTCTTCATCCTTCTATGAAACTGTCAGACTTTGCATATAGCTGCTCGCATCATATTTTGATTTGCAAATTCTTAAGCCCTTAAAGTTCTCATAAGatgaacacagaacacagatgTTCGGTCTgctatgcaaaataaaaatcaaataaacaagTAAACTCACGCTATGTTCGGATGAACGTGTGCTGGAATGAATGGTGGTTGTTATGtgcaaaaaaagaataatttgtTTGGGTTAAAAGATGTAAATCAATATGTAAACCAGCTTTTTGGAATGAAACACGATGCGCTTTAGGGAAAACTAACTCAAAAACATTGGCTTATATTACAGAGAAGGCTCATGTGTAATAATtgttattgatgtatttattatatttcaGTATTTAGAGATAATTGTTGCTACTGAAAGTGTTTAACAAGATGAATTATTATCTTCATTTGGGTAGGCAgttgctcagtctgtagggacatGAGTCAGGAACCCGAGTGTCAGCGGATAAGTCCTGATACGGACCTGCAGGTTACAGAAATAttcttaaaaaatatgtattgttttcatttagaaatatgAACCACCTGAAAAGTGAGATTATTTGGGTCGAATAAGAATACCATGTGGTTAAACCAACTCTTTATCACAATGGTTCTTAGGGTCCCAAAAGTGGGTGGTGGACTGTAATCATTTTCAGTGCTCTGCGAATGTGTCCCTGGAAACAATATTGTCAAAAAGTCTAGAAGCGGTTTTTAaacatgtcccccccccccctgtactTTGTCCTTTTAGGTTCTGTACCGCCTGAGGTTCATCTGCACTTTTTTTCACAAGcctaaataaatctgatttggTTGTGGGTCGGTCCCATAGGTCGGTCCTACTGAGGTTAGATCAATTGAGAAATTAAATagacatagactgtaaatattactgttGAGAACCACAGCCTCGCCGTCGCTATCGACATGCTTTTCCTGCagtgtccagcagggggcagcatcGTGATTAAGTCGCGTCAATTCTCACCCAGTTTAAACGAAGAAGAATAGGacggaagaagaagaagaagaaggagacacaCAGCAGTCACCCTGCaacaacagagagaacatgATTTCACGACATTGAAGTAAAGTGAGTAAACAGCTTAAAATCAAAGTTGACTAACAGGCGAGTTGcgctcatttttaatttagccTCCTGTGCCTTCATTACTGTCTGTAACACAGAAACTCACTGTGTCTGCAATGTCAGAATAAGCTTTTATTTCTAGGACAACTTGTACAATGTAAGAATTGctcagacatgttttaaattcaaGTTGCATTTGTATCCATGACCACGCAATTGAAGCAGAATTGAATTGATGTTGCGTCACCATACTAAAGTTGACAACTCCAGACCCCTATCTAATTTACACCAATAAAGTGTTGACATGTAAAATACACATTCAGTGAATCATGATGCTCTTACTGAAACAATGCCATCGATGAGGAAGGTTTGCTGGTCAGGTCGGCACATTTATTGATTAACTTCATGATGCAATACAGCTTTCACAGTCGTGGTAAATTCCTCCTCAAACTGCTCTGCACACGTTTGTAAGGACAGCCACACACAGCTTTACTGAATTTAATGCTTCAAGAAGTCAGCACAGAAGTTAGTGTGTTGTATCCCGAATGACACAGTGGATCCTGAACTGTTGAGGAAAATACTTACTTCGATACATCGAGTGTGTGCAGTGACAAGAAAGCTGTAATACACTTTAAATTAGCAGATGTTTTAGTGGAGTCTggcctgcagagctgcaggagaaactggcaacaaaaacaactggcTGTCAAagcattgtgtgtttttctgattcTAAGGAGGTGCTGCCAATGATGCCAGGATGAATAATCAATACTTTCCGAGTACAATTCAAGTAATCAAAATAATGAATTTTTTTCATACAACAACTAGCAGTGCCCAACTCACACTGCTCCCATTAAACTTAACACACAACGCTAATAATATTCATTGATGGTAAACTTTCTCACACGCAAAAAGCTTCAGTCAAACATGTCTGGTTTTTGATTATGTTCAATAATCTGCATTGCGGATGTTTTAGTCAGCCAGATGTTTTCAGGATAAAAGAGTCAAGTGTGTCTATTTTGTCTTAATTTACcttaaataatgttttgtttttctttttgttaacacTCATTGTTGCTGTAATTTTTTAGTCTTGCagaatgttgttctttttttccccatctgtTTCTTTGTTAATATTAAATCAAGCTCTTTGTGCAGCATGTTTGAATCACATATGCTGTATGAACAAAGTGAATTTTAGTGGAGTGGAGTTAAACGATGTCCCCCTCTgtgtcccctctctcttttttttcttcttctgcaggacATGTCTGCAGGTTGTGTGAGGTGGTTGCTGAGCCGCACACTGAGAGCTGTGTGTGGCCAACACCCTGCCTACAGGACCCCAGCGTCAGGATTTACAATATGCGGCGGAAGATATAACGTCACTGCCTCTTCGCGGAGATGTTCTCCGTTCTCCACCGCCGTGGACGACACAGATCAGACTCCCGgcgcgcaaaaaaaaaaaaagcagaatccGAGAGCGAGTGCCACCGTGACCTCGGTCGGGCGCAAGATCCCTCAGCGGGAGATACAGGTGATAAGCGAGACGGGCGAGAATCTGGGCACCATGCACCGGGCAAACGTGATTAAAATAATGGACGTGCAGGGCCTCAAGCTGGTGCTGCTCAGCGAGAACAAAGATCCTCCCGTTTACAAGCTGATGAGCGGCAAACAGATCCACGAAGAGCAGCTGAAACTGCGGGAGAAACAGAAAGCAAAAGCAGGTTTGTGgggcctctctccctcttcacgcGTTTGTTTCAAACAGCCGTTCCCGACCTGTGACGGTGAGGTCACAAGATGACGTTGGAGCATCAGCCGCTTTTCACGCATGCACCCCTGAAACGTCTAGCAAATGAAACGCCGCGGAAGTCTGTAATGTTTACACACAACCGAGATGACAGACGAGGCAGCGGAGTCCAGCGCTGTGGGGACAGTTTCGGCCTTCGTGTCAGTCGAATGAGATGCATTCACAGTACGAACGAGAGAGTGCAAAAAGAACAAGATGGCGAGCAGAAAAGAGGATTcgaagcagcttcattatgtgCATGAAGATTGAACCGGTCGCTCGATATAAACGCCATCGGTGGTGAATTTCTTGACCTTGAttgtttcctgctgcgttctcacgtCCTCTTACCCCCGACTTCATGCGGGACATAttactcggggggggggggggctggcaggGAAAATGCCACGCGTGAAAAACGTGGCCCGTTTGAGTTCACACGTGCAACTCGCCGCTTAAAATGTGGGAAAagatttgtgtatgtgtggaaaCACCGTAAGGGATTTCgctcgttttctttttttcctgttaaaaCACGGAAGTTGGGCCCGCCTGATGGCTTAACGGTTAGGTCGTGCCCCGTGttcacagaggctgcagtcgCTTCAGGCGGACAGCGACGGTTTTTTCGAGTCCAACCTGCAGCTTCCTTCCAAAATCTCTCCCAAATCTCTCTTCCTGATATCCTACTCTGATCACCGTCTTATCAactaaaggcataaaaagccctcAGTCAAGCGATCAAGGAAGGTTACGTCTTTTGGGGCtttgaaaaatatttgaaatgccGTAAACTTTTGACGATTCATGCTGTAACGTTACCCTCAAAGAATCAAGACAATTGAGGAgtgcatattaaaaaaaaaagtgtcatctTGTCCCTCTCTCTCGAAGCAGAAGATCTGTAGTTGCACGGTTCAGAGCTTGTGTTTGGTCTTAGTTCATAATAAGTAAAGCTGAGTGATGCTGCTTGAGTTGACAGTGAAAGAATGTTAAAGAATGGAATAGTCTTCCAACTAGTCTTAAACTTAGcacaaacttctgcactttCACCCGGGAAGTcaaaaaatggattttaagGAACCAGTCTCGTCAGCATTAATGTTCCATCTCGACAACCTTTTAGATCTCTCAGGGAaacttgtacataatgttttaatatctgtaaattgttctatgtctttgtttgtttgtttgtgtgtgtgtgtgtgtgtgtgtgtgtgtgtgtgtgtgtgtgtgtgtgtgatttgtattttgctgttgccatcaCCTGcacagggacaacagatggaaattagctagctagctaaatctggtacgaagcatctcttctcttctgagactaatgtttttttttgtacactgtccctgattcaaataaacagtTAAGTAATTAATTACACTGTTATTTGTGTTCTATACAAAAGACACACAAGACTGATTTCCCATGAAACTGCTCCACTTCTTTAGTAACCTTTGGGCAGCAGGTTGACTTTATTCTTGTGATAGAGGCTCCACATCAGGAGCTGTTTAAACACTTATCTATCAAAAACTAAATACAGTATacacaaggttttttttacacactcgttttttaaaaattgcGCTTGACTCTTTCTGTTCTCCGCAGCCCCTGTGCAGGTGAAAGAGCTCACCTTCTCCTCCGGCATCGCGGCCCACGACCTCACCACCAAGCTGAAGCAGGCGGAGGGCATGCTGGAGAAGAAGCACCACGTTCGAATCACTCTGCGGTCGGGACGAGGGCAGCCTGCAGGCGACATGGTGAGGGACGGGCG
The Labrus mixtus chromosome 12, fLabMix1.1, whole genome shotgun sequence genome window above contains:
- the mtif3 gene encoding translation initiation factor IF-3, mitochondrial — encoded protein: MSAGCVRWLLSRTLRAVCGQHPAYRTPASGFTICGGRYNVTASSRRCSPFSTAVDDTDQTPGAQKKKKQNPRASATVTSVGRKIPQREIQVISETGENLGTMHRANVIKIMDVQGLKLVLLSENKDPPVYKLMSGKQIHEEQLKLREKQKAKAAPVQVKELTFSSGIAAHDLTTKLKQAEGMLEKKHHVRITLRSGRGQPAGDMEATLEQMLRQMEVLVGFVAKPKAIRDGQAATCTLRPPSAKELSQLEKNKGAALQSDDASPNATQSNAAPVDNAEDSGQK